In a single window of the Niabella ginsenosidivorans genome:
- a CDS encoding SusC/RagA family TonB-linked outer membrane protein encodes MRKSIIFSVLFLVLSGMATTRLWAQDKTITGTVFTTANTPIEGVTVLVKENATATTTDENGKYFIKAAPGQTLEFSSVSYKTKNIAVTDMDTVNVILEALANSMDEVVIVGYGTQKKSDLTNAIATVDVQKTFGSRPLADPIRALQGTVPGLNINYANGGLTTSPTINIRGLGSVNGSNKPLILVDNIETPDLSIINPYDIESISVLKDATSASIYGARAAFGVVLIKLKQGRRNIAPLVSYNGNYSWAKAQGMPEFADPVKELDGIILGSKRAGTTSPELFGMQLDQLRDGIANWQKNYAATNTGLEMKKGEDFDIINGQPYFYKVWDVDKIMFRSMPQTNQALSIMGGSDRVTYYLSGAYNYQGGMLKVNPDAIKKYNITGGVNVDVTKWWTVGLKMLYRNFEYTYPYQYQDYFYYMWRWGAYWPYGTYQGIYFRNIPGLMSNAQDAYTKDNYSRVDLSTSLKIVKGLTLDLNYTIGKDNVLNHEVGGPVMLWNFWSANAPLQDVTSASQNVVSYSQYRYGQNTFNAYLTYEKRWQKHHFKGMAGINSESYENLGFTASRRNLLDPTKGELPLATGDQFATGSHGNRAYAGYFSRLNYDYEGKYLFEVMGRYDGSSSFPINDRWAFFSGASAGWALGKEQFMDFAKPVLNDWKIRASLGSIGNQDVGGQYFIPQMYASQISWMYNGNYVQGVTPPLSVPSSLTWEKIQTLDVGTDMSFLKDDKLTLTFDWFQRTNDNMITSVTLPNTYGTSAALNPRRNDGSMRTRGYEITINGNFPVGKDFTIYSTVGFADQKAIITKWYNPSQLIGNYYSGATLGDIWGFVTDRYFTNADFTEDANGKLVYANGIPSQAALIGGSSNFVFGPGDIKYKDLNGDGKIDGGNASASDHGDLKVIGNTQPRYSFTLRLGAVYKNFDIDLFAQGVGKRNLWGAGNVVIPLYQGADILYANQIDYWTPDNPNARFPNPYVGNGGGGTIAGLGAGVNNFYPQTKYLLNLAYARLKNLTVGYTLPNSFLGRYHIQKCRVYFSGENLFTIKDKYLPIDPEAFDASSTGGFTGRTWPISRVFSVGLQINFQ; translated from the coding sequence ATGAGAAAATCAATCATTTTTTCTGTACTCTTTTTGGTATTGTCGGGTATGGCAACAACAAGGCTATGGGCCCAGGACAAAACGATTACAGGAACCGTTTTTACGACAGCCAATACACCAATTGAAGGAGTAACAGTGCTGGTAAAGGAGAATGCTACAGCCACTACCACTGACGAAAATGGTAAGTATTTTATTAAGGCTGCACCTGGCCAAACGCTGGAGTTTAGTTCAGTTAGCTACAAGACAAAAAATATCGCCGTTACTGATATGGATACAGTAAACGTTATTCTGGAAGCGCTGGCGAATTCAATGGACGAAGTAGTCATTGTTGGATATGGAACACAGAAGAAAAGCGACCTGACAAATGCTATTGCTACTGTAGATGTTCAAAAGACATTCGGAAGCCGTCCGTTGGCAGATCCGATAAGAGCATTGCAAGGTACGGTTCCGGGACTGAACATTAATTATGCCAATGGCGGTTTAACCACCAGTCCAACCATTAACATCAGAGGTTTGGGATCCGTGAATGGATCCAATAAGCCGCTAATACTTGTGGATAATATTGAAACTCCTGACCTGAGCATTATAAATCCTTACGATATAGAAAGTATTTCTGTATTAAAAGACGCTACTTCGGCATCCATATACGGAGCGCGCGCAGCATTTGGCGTTGTTTTGATCAAGTTAAAACAGGGACGTCGTAATATAGCGCCTCTTGTCAGTTATAATGGAAACTATTCATGGGCTAAAGCGCAGGGAATGCCTGAATTTGCTGACCCGGTAAAGGAATTAGATGGAATTATTCTGGGCTCAAAAAGAGCGGGGACAACCTCTCCTGAACTTTTTGGAATGCAACTGGATCAACTACGCGATGGGATTGCAAATTGGCAAAAGAATTATGCGGCTACCAACACAGGCCTGGAAATGAAAAAGGGCGAAGACTTTGATATTATTAATGGTCAACCTTATTTTTATAAAGTCTGGGATGTAGATAAGATTATGTTTCGATCAATGCCTCAGACTAACCAGGCGTTGAGTATAATGGGTGGGTCTGACAGGGTAACCTACTATCTTTCGGGCGCTTATAACTATCAGGGAGGAATGCTGAAAGTAAACCCGGATGCTATTAAAAAATACAATATTACCGGCGGGGTAAATGTTGATGTTACCAAATGGTGGACTGTCGGCCTGAAAATGTTGTACAGGAATTTTGAGTATACTTATCCGTATCAATATCAGGATTATTTTTATTATATGTGGCGCTGGGGAGCTTACTGGCCTTATGGAACCTATCAGGGGATCTATTTCCGGAATATACCCGGTTTGATGTCAAATGCGCAGGATGCCTATACAAAAGACAATTATAGCAGGGTTGATTTAAGTACCTCTTTAAAAATAGTAAAAGGACTGACACTGGATTTGAATTACACTATTGGTAAAGACAACGTATTAAATCATGAAGTGGGAGGCCCTGTGATGTTATGGAACTTCTGGAGTGCCAATGCGCCGCTGCAGGATGTAACTTCCGCCTCTCAAAATGTTGTTAGCTATTCGCAATACCGGTATGGGCAGAATACCTTTAATGCTTATCTGACTTATGAAAAAAGGTGGCAAAAGCATCATTTTAAGGGAATGGCCGGTATTAACTCTGAGAGTTATGAAAATCTGGGTTTTACAGCATCACGTCGCAATTTACTTGATCCGACGAAAGGGGAACTTCCGTTAGCCACAGGTGATCAGTTTGCTACCGGAAGTCATGGTAACCGGGCATATGCCGGTTATTTTAGTCGTTTGAATTATGACTATGAAGGTAAATATCTTTTCGAGGTAATGGGACGGTATGACGGATCTTCATCCTTTCCAATAAATGACCGGTGGGCGTTTTTCTCAGGTGCTTCTGCAGGTTGGGCACTGGGGAAGGAACAGTTTATGGATTTTGCAAAACCGGTTTTAAACGACTGGAAAATTCGGGCCTCTTTAGGAAGCATCGGCAACCAGGATGTGGGCGGTCAATATTTTATTCCACAAATGTACGCCAGTCAAATCAGCTGGATGTATAACGGAAACTATGTACAGGGCGTAACACCGCCACTTTCGGTACCCAGTTCATTAACCTGGGAGAAAATTCAAACCCTGGATGTTGGTACTGATATGAGTTTCCTGAAAGATGATAAATTAACATTAACCTTCGATTGGTTTCAGAGAACCAACGATAACATGATAACATCTGTTACGCTGCCCAATACATATGGTACTTCTGCTGCTTTAAACCCAAGGAGAAATGACGGGTCCATGCGTACCCGTGGTTATGAAATAACCATTAATGGTAATTTCCCTGTTGGCAAGGATTTTACAATTTATTCCACGGTAGGATTTGCTGATCAAAAGGCCATAATTACTAAATGGTATAATCCATCGCAGTTAATTGGTAATTATTATTCGGGTGCCACCTTAGGTGATATCTGGGGATTTGTAACCGACCGCTATTTTACAAATGCGGATTTTACAGAAGATGCAAATGGCAAGCTGGTTTACGCAAACGGCATTCCTTCCCAAGCTGCATTAATAGGTGGATCAAGCAATTTCGTATTCGGCCCAGGTGATATTAAATATAAAGACCTGAACGGTGATGGTAAAATCGATGGGGGTAATGCTTCTGCCTCAGATCATGGGGACCTGAAGGTGATCGGTAATACGCAACCCCGTTATAGTTTTACTTTAAGACTTGGAGCGGTATATAAAAATTTTGATATCGATTTGTTTGCTCAGGGGGTTGGTAAAAGAAATCTCTGGGGTGCCGGAAATGTGGTCATCCCTTTATATCAGGGTGCTGATATTTTATATGCAAATCAAATTGACTACTGGACTCCCGATAATCCTAATGCCCGTTTCCCGAATCCATATGTTGGAAATGGCGGCGGCGGAACAATTGCAGGGTTAGGCGCCGGCGTGAACAACTTTTATCCACAGACCAAATATCTTTTAAATCTGGCCTATGCAAGGTTAAAAAATCTAACAGTTGGATACACGCTTCCAAATAGTTTTCTGGGAAGATATCATATTCAAAAGTGTAGAGTTTATTTTAGCGGAGAGAATCTGTTTACTATCAAAGACAAATACCTGCCAATTGATCCGGAAGCTTTCGATGCCAGTTCTACCGGAGGCTTTACAGGCAGGACCTGGCCTATATCCCGGGTATTTTCGGTGGGTTTACAAATCAATTTCCAATAA
- a CDS encoding RagB/SusD family nutrient uptake outer membrane protein yields the protein MKYIYKFYFILSAFIVLSGCKKFVDKKPLDSFSDTDFWTSENALRTYNWEFYNLFIGYGTGASGDFYFSDFSDDQDGSALRNFVANAPATNSSWTFYWVRKANIMLERIDQVPIDDAAKNHWKGVARFFRAMTYFNLVKTFGDVPFINKSLDLPDTTLIYKPRDPRALVMDSVLADLNYAVANLRDADLSNTVNKNIARAFLSRVALFEGTYRKYHTELNLPNAATYLKAAKDAANELMTAGYSLNADYQTTYNSLDLSTNKQVIMFKQYAPGFLTHSVIGYTNSSTTMSGLTKNAVESYLASDGLPISLSPLYKGDSSITTLRQNRDKRLLETIDTVLMYQGHLWNGFSSSTGYRPAKFLQPLDPNQLAPYNSTDAPLFGLPEVLLNYAEACVELDQMGEYSMTQGDLDRSVNLLRARAGVAPLQLSGKQGTAVNGVAFVDPKMDKADDAKAGSGNEMTSLKWEIRRERRTELMMDGFRYDDLMRWKKGWYLDNSKNPDIFLGAKVPANDKINRSPDGYLMVYAASATRAFTDPKNYLSAVPTGQIALYANGNLSQNPGW from the coding sequence ATGAAATACATATATAAATTCTACTTTATTTTGAGCGCTTTTATTGTTCTATCCGGTTGTAAAAAGTTTGTTGACAAAAAGCCTTTGGATAGTTTCAGCGATACTGATTTCTGGACCAGCGAAAATGCGCTTAGAACCTATAACTGGGAGTTTTACAATTTGTTTATAGGCTACGGTACTGGCGCATCAGGTGATTTTTACTTTTCTGATTTTAGTGATGACCAGGATGGTTCTGCGCTAAGAAACTTTGTTGCAAACGCTCCTGCCACGAATAGCTCATGGACCTTTTACTGGGTACGTAAGGCAAATATTATGCTTGAAAGAATTGACCAGGTACCAATTGACGATGCGGCAAAAAACCATTGGAAAGGAGTTGCCAGGTTTTTTAGGGCTATGACGTATTTTAATTTAGTTAAAACATTTGGTGACGTACCCTTTATTAATAAATCCCTGGATCTCCCGGATACTACTTTGATTTATAAACCGCGTGATCCCAGAGCGCTGGTAATGGATAGTGTACTTGCCGACCTGAATTATGCAGTGGCAAATCTGAGGGATGCCGACCTTTCTAACACAGTAAATAAAAATATCGCACGGGCATTTTTGTCTCGTGTCGCTTTATTTGAAGGTACCTACCGGAAGTATCATACAGAATTAAACCTTCCCAACGCTGCAACCTATCTTAAAGCTGCAAAAGATGCTGCTAATGAATTGATGACTGCAGGATATTCTCTTAATGCTGATTATCAAACCACTTACAATTCCCTGGACCTTAGCACAAACAAACAGGTAATTATGTTCAAACAATATGCACCGGGTTTTTTAACGCATTCGGTTATTGGCTATACAAACAGTTCCACAACTATGAGCGGCTTAACAAAGAATGCTGTGGAAAGCTATCTTGCTAGTGATGGTCTGCCTATTTCGCTTTCACCTCTTTATAAGGGGGATTCTTCTATTACAACGTTGCGACAAAACCGGGATAAGCGGCTGCTTGAAACGATTGATACGGTTCTTATGTATCAGGGACATCTGTGGAACGGCTTTAGCTCAAGTACTGGTTACCGGCCGGCCAAGTTTTTACAACCTTTGGATCCGAATCAGCTGGCTCCTTATAATTCAACGGATGCGCCGTTGTTTGGCTTACCAGAGGTGCTTTTAAATTATGCCGAAGCCTGTGTGGAACTGGACCAGATGGGCGAATATTCGATGACACAAGGAGACCTGGACCGTTCTGTAAATCTTTTAAGAGCGAGAGCCGGAGTAGCACCATTACAACTTTCAGGAAAACAAGGTACAGCTGTTAACGGAGTCGCATTTGTTGATCCTAAAATGGATAAGGCAGATGATGCTAAGGCTGGGTCAGGAAACGAAATGACATCATTAAAATGGGAGATCAGAAGAGAGCGCAGGACGGAATTAATGATGGACGGATTCCGATATGATGATTTGATGCGATGGAAGAAAGGATGGTATTTGGATAATTCAAAAAATCCCGATATTTTTCTGGGGGCTAAAGTTCCTGCGAATGATAAAATTAACCGGTCACCGGATGGTTATTTAATGGTATATGCTGCCAGTGCAACCAGAGCGTTTACAGATCCGAAAAATTATTTGTCGGCGGTGCCGACGGGTCAGATAGCCTTATATGCCAACGGGAATTTATCTCAGAATCCGGGTTGGTGA
- a CDS encoding DEAD/DEAH box helicase, producing the protein MATQRITALLINPQKANEKTDLLKILTVNKNGSIPLYETTGITGKSLNDSFKGIPKEAAKLAAAFGEAAVFKTVAALKGYFDRQQLSLPYRTFLQQELIKYHHDCFRQLKPWFQFFKWYHSRKGANDRWVTAPCQLHKIPPHLKFEVTGSDGAYNIVTIIEIDGIDYPATRFVQDHFFLEKEQHYYLLSLSDYRTLQWLQHLPPDQPFEEILQRLEERYTVIHSTAVERKLITTVPVPGVLLSELNETFLMLTPQWNYDGYVIDGPWQEQTELQQKGQTIIISRDKDRENELKTLLETLHPRFREQRNGYYYLSFAEAQKRQWFSKVYHRLLISDIELKGMDLLKHFRYSPHLPATELEKTAEDGHTCTYYFTLRFGSENVSLPELQKILWAGQTCVVLKDGSLGLLSEDWRSRYAMLVKHAKVHKQQLIVTRWIQLSLQEAGTQVLHGTTTQLSGWWQSWQRWQNDGSLYAIPAGITVQPRPYQQKGYEWMRLMAEAGAGGCLADDMGLGKTLQAICFLTAMTELHPGAQSLVICPASLVYNWEQELKKCAPGLTVSVYHGTRRSDSAIGNPEIQVLITSYGTLRSDIEQMSAVPYLVTFIDESHNIKNPAAKITRAVENIRSKYCFALSGTPVVNNTLDLYSQINTVLPGFLGSREFFKREYADPIDRYGDESKKQSLQQLIAPFILRRTKEQVAADLPSKTEITLWCEMGSAQRLVYETIREQIRSNLFLEIKAKGVAQSRLNVLQGILKLRQICNAPVLVPDAEPPCTDSIKTDTLFTELEQLLPHHKVLVFSQFTGMLNLVAASCDRNKIAYYHFDGQTPAARRMEMVNAFQQEGNTTHLFLISLKAGNAGITLTAADYVFLLDPWWNQAVQQQAIDRTHRIGQTKKVFAYKMICKDTIEEKILQLQERKQKLATDLVASDEGFIKNLEQEDVEWLFG; encoded by the coding sequence ATGGCAACACAGCGAATAACGGCATTACTGATCAACCCTCAAAAAGCAAATGAAAAAACAGATCTTTTAAAAATCCTGACGGTCAATAAAAACGGGAGCATCCCGCTTTATGAAACCACGGGCATTACGGGGAAATCGCTCAATGATTCATTTAAGGGCATCCCTAAAGAAGCAGCGAAACTGGCCGCTGCATTTGGGGAAGCCGCTGTTTTTAAAACCGTTGCAGCCCTTAAAGGATATTTTGACCGGCAGCAACTGTCCCTGCCCTATCGCACCTTTTTGCAACAGGAGCTGATTAAGTACCATCATGATTGCTTCCGTCAGCTAAAACCCTGGTTCCAGTTCTTCAAATGGTATCACAGCCGTAAGGGCGCCAATGACCGGTGGGTAACGGCTCCCTGCCAGCTGCACAAAATTCCTCCCCATCTTAAATTTGAAGTAACAGGAAGCGATGGCGCATATAACATAGTAACCATTATAGAAATCGACGGGATCGATTACCCGGCTACCCGGTTTGTGCAGGATCATTTTTTTCTGGAAAAAGAACAGCATTATTATTTATTATCGCTCAGCGATTACCGAACCCTGCAATGGCTGCAGCACCTGCCTCCGGACCAGCCCTTTGAAGAAATACTGCAGCGCCTGGAAGAACGATACACGGTTATACATAGTACCGCTGTTGAACGGAAACTGATCACCACTGTTCCTGTTCCCGGCGTATTGCTTAGTGAACTGAATGAAACATTTCTGATGCTGACGCCCCAATGGAATTATGACGGGTATGTTATAGACGGGCCCTGGCAGGAGCAGACTGAATTGCAACAGAAGGGGCAAACTATTATCATTAGTAGGGATAAAGACAGGGAAAATGAGCTGAAAACACTGCTGGAAACACTGCATCCCCGTTTTAGGGAACAGCGGAACGGATATTATTACCTGTCGTTTGCCGAAGCGCAAAAGCGGCAATGGTTTTCGAAAGTTTACCATCGGCTACTGATTTCAGATATTGAGCTAAAAGGTATGGATCTGTTAAAGCACTTCAGGTATTCGCCCCACCTGCCGGCAACGGAACTGGAAAAAACAGCCGAGGACGGTCATACCTGTACCTATTACTTTACCCTCCGTTTTGGCAGCGAGAATGTATCCCTGCCGGAGCTTCAGAAGATCTTGTGGGCAGGTCAGACCTGTGTGGTACTTAAGGACGGCAGCCTGGGATTATTGAGCGAAGACTGGCGTAGCCGTTATGCAATGCTAGTTAAACATGCAAAAGTGCATAAACAGCAACTGATCGTAACCCGCTGGATACAGCTTTCCCTGCAGGAAGCCGGTACGCAAGTTCTTCATGGTACAACTACGCAGCTTTCCGGCTGGTGGCAAAGCTGGCAGCGGTGGCAAAATGACGGATCATTATATGCAATACCGGCTGGTATTACCGTTCAGCCAAGGCCTTATCAGCAAAAAGGATATGAGTGGATGCGCCTGATGGCAGAAGCCGGCGCCGGTGGCTGTCTTGCAGACGATATGGGATTAGGCAAAACCCTCCAGGCCATCTGTTTTTTAACCGCAATGACGGAATTGCATCCGGGTGCCCAAAGCCTGGTAATTTGCCCGGCTTCCCTTGTTTATAACTGGGAGCAGGAATTAAAGAAATGTGCTCCGGGGCTAACTGTTTCCGTTTATCATGGAACCCGGCGCAGCGATTCGGCAATCGGGAATCCTGAAATACAGGTGCTGATCACCAGTTACGGTACACTGCGCAGCGATATTGAGCAAATGAGCGCCGTTCCCTACCTGGTCACATTTATTGATGAAAGCCATAATATCAAAAATCCCGCAGCAAAGATCACCCGCGCCGTTGAAAATATCCGGTCGAAGTATTGTTTTGCTTTAAGCGGAACGCCTGTTGTCAATAATACCCTTGATCTGTACTCCCAGATAAACACGGTATTGCCGGGCTTTTTAGGCAGCCGCGAGTTCTTTAAAAGGGAATATGCAGACCCGATCGATCGTTATGGTGACGAATCCAAAAAACAAAGCCTGCAGCAATTAATTGCCCCGTTCATATTACGCCGCACAAAAGAGCAGGTAGCGGCAGATCTGCCCTCAAAAACAGAAATAACACTATGGTGTGAGATGGGCAGTGCCCAGCGTTTGGTTTACGAAACCATCAGGGAGCAGATCCGCAGTAATCTGTTCCTCGAAATAAAAGCAAAAGGAGTGGCACAAAGCCGGCTGAATGTATTACAGGGCATTTTGAAATTGAGGCAAATATGTAATGCACCAGTGCTGGTTCCGGACGCCGAACCACCCTGCACGGATTCCATAAAAACAGATACCCTTTTTACAGAGCTGGAGCAGTTATTACCGCATCATAAGGTGCTGGTATTTTCTCAGTTTACAGGAATGTTGAACCTCGTTGCAGCATCCTGCGACCGGAATAAAATTGCTTATTATCATTTTGACGGGCAAACGCCGGCAGCCCGGCGCATGGAAATGGTAAATGCCTTTCAACAGGAAGGCAATACAACCCACCTGTTCCTGATCAGTCTGAAGGCCGGCAATGCCGGCATCACGCTTACAGCAGCCGATTACGTATTCCTGCTGGACCCCTGGTGGAACCAGGCGGTACAGCAGCAGGCCATTGACCGCACCCACCGCATCGGGCAAACCAAAAAAGTATTTGCCTATAAAATGATCTGCAAGGACACCATCGAGGAAAAGATCCTGCAGCTCCAGGAACGCAAGCAAAAGCTGGCCACTGACCTAGTAGCCAGCGATGAAGGTTTTATCAAAAACCTGGAACAGGAGGATGTGGAGTGGCTGTTTGGATAG
- a CDS encoding carboxylate-amine ligase, with product MSINYKTFTLGVEEEYMVLDKETFELKSHEQKIVQEGQKIIKDKVKAEMHQAVVEVGTDICQDIDEAYKDVALLRKTIADIAGTLDLALGASGTHPFSHWEKQLITDHIRYNEIVNELQEAARSNLIFGLHVHVGMESRELANHIANSTRYFLPHIFALSTNSPFWEGRTTGYKSYRTKVFDKFPRTGIPDAFDSIEAYDNYVKMLIKTNCIDNAKKIWWDLRVHPFFNTVEFRICDIPMTVNETIAIAALFQAVCARIYMLRSKNMNYIQYSRPLINENKWRASRYGIDGYLIDFGKEEEVNTRALIYELLDFLDPVLDHLGSRHRIEYVHKILERGTGADRQLAVFETTKNLTDVGRYISGCFLEGVE from the coding sequence ATGAGCATCAATTACAAAACATTCACCCTTGGCGTTGAGGAAGAGTATATGGTACTGGACAAAGAAACTTTTGAGCTAAAAAGCCATGAGCAAAAAATTGTACAGGAGGGGCAAAAGATCATTAAGGACAAGGTAAAGGCAGAAATGCACCAGGCGGTTGTGGAAGTAGGAACTGATATCTGCCAGGATATTGATGAAGCCTACAAAGATGTAGCCCTGTTAAGAAAAACAATAGCAGATATTGCCGGTACCCTTGACCTGGCACTGGGCGCTTCGGGCACCCACCCTTTTAGTCATTGGGAAAAACAGCTGATCACGGATCATATCCGGTACAATGAAATCGTAAACGAACTGCAGGAAGCTGCGCGCAGTAACCTCATCTTCGGGCTGCACGTACATGTAGGTATGGAAAGCCGGGAGCTGGCTAATCACATTGCCAATTCCACGCGTTATTTTCTACCCCATATTTTCGCGCTAAGCACCAATTCCCCTTTCTGGGAGGGAAGAACAACCGGCTACAAATCCTATCGCACCAAGGTCTTTGACAAATTCCCGAGAACAGGGATTCCGGATGCATTTGATAGTATTGAGGCCTACGACAATTACGTAAAAATGCTCATCAAAACCAATTGCATTGATAACGCCAAAAAGATATGGTGGGATCTGCGGGTACATCCCTTCTTTAACACGGTGGAGTTCCGTATCTGCGATATTCCGATGACCGTTAATGAAACCATTGCCATTGCGGCCCTGTTCCAGGCTGTATGTGCGCGTATCTATATGCTGCGCAGTAAGAATATGAATTATATTCAGTATTCCCGCCCGCTCATCAATGAGAATAAGTGGCGCGCAAGCCGCTATGGCATTGATGGGTACCTGATCGATTTTGGAAAGGAAGAAGAAGTAAATACCCGTGCATTAATTTATGAATTGCTGGACTTCCTGGACCCTGTGCTGGATCATTTAGGCAGCCGGCACCGTATTGAATACGTTCATAAAATCCTGGAGCGGGGCACAGGAGCCGATCGCCAGCTGGCCGTATTTGAAACAACCAAAAACCTTACAGATGTAGGAAGATACATCAGCGGCTGTTTTTTGGAAGGGGTTGAGTGA
- a CDS encoding ATP-grasp domain-containing protein has protein sequence MKKIGILFGKERSFPEAFVQRVNSKNIEGIVAEPVRIDKALQGQPSGYEVIIDRISQDVPFYRTWLKNAALTGTAVINNPFWWSADDKYFNNCLMTKINVPVPKTAIIPSHDRPDDTTDVSFSNLAYPLDWNGIFNEIGFPAYMKPFAGGGWKHVYKLNDKEEFFEKHRETGQLVMLLQEEIIFEEYYRCYCIGGKYVRVMPYEPRNPHHLRYVASFSPSPEKLKEMTDIVLKINQYLGYDFNTVELALRNGVPYAIDFCNPAPDADIKSVGEENFEWVVETAANYAIEKTQLNKPGDNLTWGEYVKASAGKTVV, from the coding sequence ATGAAAAAAATCGGGATCCTGTTTGGAAAAGAGCGATCGTTCCCCGAGGCATTCGTTCAAAGGGTAAACAGCAAAAATATTGAAGGCATAGTGGCCGAGCCTGTAAGGATCGATAAGGCCCTTCAGGGGCAGCCCTCAGGTTATGAGGTGATCATTGACCGCATCAGCCAGGACGTGCCCTTTTACCGTACCTGGTTAAAAAATGCAGCGCTGACAGGTACTGCCGTTATTAATAATCCTTTTTGGTGGAGCGCAGATGATAAATATTTTAATAATTGCTTAATGACCAAAATTAACGTTCCTGTTCCAAAGACAGCGATCATACCGTCGCATGATCGGCCGGATGATACAACGGATGTGTCTTTCAGCAACCTTGCTTATCCCCTGGATTGGAACGGCATTTTTAATGAGATCGGGTTTCCTGCATATATGAAACCTTTTGCCGGAGGCGGCTGGAAGCACGTTTATAAGCTGAACGATAAGGAAGAATTTTTTGAAAAGCACCGGGAAACAGGTCAGCTGGTAATGTTATTACAGGAAGAGATCATTTTTGAGGAATATTACCGTTGTTATTGCATCGGTGGAAAGTATGTCCGGGTTATGCCTTACGAACCCCGGAACCCGCATCATTTACGTTATGTGGCCAGCTTTTCCCCTTCGCCGGAAAAATTAAAGGAAATGACGGACATTGTTTTAAAGATCAATCAGTATCTGGGCTATGATTTTAATACGGTTGAACTGGCCTTGCGCAACGGCGTTCCCTATGCCATTGACTTCTGTAACCCGGCTCCGGATGCGGACATAAAAAGTGTAGGCGAGGAAAATTTTGAATGGGTAGTTGAAACCGCCGCAAACTATGCAATAGAAAAGACACAGCTCAACAAGCCCGGCGACAATCTTACCTGGGGGGAATACGTAAAAGCCAGCGCAGGGAAAACGGTGGTTTAG
- a CDS encoding alpha/beta hydrolase, whose translation MNAVKELNYKTEGAVLSSAWLKRDVIIDFYFPACVDDWSALCLLLINDGQDLHTMDFVGLLAGLYAQKEIRQVLCVGITAGPDRKREYGTAAAPDYMGRGDLAGSYTKFVLEELLPYTAIRYHTKAFKELAFAGFSLGGLSALDIVWNHPDVFSRAGIFSGSLWWRSRDQEDPAYNDDQDRIMQQQIRNGTYRPGLKFFLQCGLMDEANDRNQNGVIDAVDDTRDLVTELVKKGYRLGDIAYLELEDGKHDVATWKKAMPAFLKWGWGSVNVK comes from the coding sequence ATGAACGCTGTAAAGGAACTGAACTATAAGACAGAAGGGGCCGTGCTTTCTTCGGCCTGGCTGAAAAGGGATGTGATCATAGATTTTTACTTTCCTGCCTGTGTGGACGACTGGTCGGCACTATGTCTTTTATTGATCAACGATGGGCAGGATCTGCATACAATGGACTTTGTGGGGCTCCTGGCCGGCCTGTATGCGCAAAAGGAGATCCGACAGGTATTATGTGTGGGCATTACAGCGGGCCCCGATCGTAAAAGAGAATATGGTACAGCGGCTGCACCGGATTATATGGGTAGGGGAGACCTGGCAGGCAGCTATACAAAGTTTGTACTGGAAGAGTTGCTGCCTTATACGGCTATCCGGTATCATACTAAGGCATTTAAGGAACTGGCCTTTGCCGGTTTTTCCTTGGGAGGGTTAAGTGCGCTGGATATAGTATGGAACCACCCCGATGTCTTTTCGCGGGCGGGTATATTTTCAGGTTCGCTGTGGTGGCGGAGCAGGGATCAGGAGGATCCGGCTTATAATGATGATCAGGATCGTATCATGCAGCAGCAGATCCGTAATGGCACTTACCGGCCAGGGCTAAAATTTTTCCTGCAATGCGGGTTGATGGATGAAGCAAACGACCGGAATCAGAACGGCGTGATCGATGCGGTAGACGATACGCGTGATCTTGTTACCGAACTGGTGAAAAAAGGCTACCGGCTGGGAGATATTGCCTATCTGGAACTGGAAGATGGTAAACATGACGTAGCTACCTGGAAGAAAGCGATGCCGGCTTTTTTAAAATGGGGCTGGGGCAGTGTAAATGTAAAATAA